In Aulosira sp. FACHB-615, the genomic window CCCTTGAGTATGGTTACAAGCCTGCAAGTTGTAGCAGATACATCTTCTGTTGCTACAAAGGCTGATAAACCGCAGCGTTTAAAATTAACTTTATCAGGACATACTGAACCTGTTCGGGCATTAGCTCTTGCACCCAATGGTCAACTTCTTGCTAGTGGTAGCGATGATAAAACAATCAAGCTTTGGAATCCCAAGACAGGTGCATTACTTCGGACTTTAACTGGGCATAAAGAGCAAATTAAATCAATAGTAATTACTCCAGACGCTCAAACTTTGATTAGTACTAGTTTCGATAACACTATCAAATTTTGGAATACGCAAACAGGCGAGCAAATTCGCACAATTGGCGAAAAAACAGGGGTGAGAGCCATGTTATTGACCCCAGATGGACAAACTTTAATTAGTGGTAGTGGTGATACAACCATCAAATTTCGGAATCTCAAAACTCGCAAAATTGATCGTATCTTGAAAGTAGAAGCAACAGCACTTGCGATTAGTCGTGACGGAAAAACTCTCTATAGTGGTGGTGAAAACGGCGGTAAAATTCGAGTTTGGAATATGCTAACAGGTAAAGAATTACGCAGTTTTACCCCACCCCTACCTAAAAAAGAAGAACTGATTACTGGTTCAGAAAAAGCATCATCTCCAATTACTCTTGCTGTTAGCAATGATGGGAAAATGCTGCTGAGTGGTGGCTATGACGATAGTTTTCAATCTGCTGGGGTTAGGACTACAGATGGCAAAAGTTTCAAAGCTTGGAACTTGAACACAGGAAAGCTAATTCATAATTTTTCGTTGGGTTCAAGTAT contains:
- a CDS encoding WD40 repeat domain-containing protein translates to MQLPFVFKTLTLLGFFLSIPLSMVTSLQVVADTSSVATKADKPQRLKLTLSGHTEPVRALALAPNGQLLASGSDDKTIKLWNPKTGALLRTLTGHKEQIKSIVITPDAQTLISTSFDNTIKFWNTQTGEQIRTIGEKTGVRAMLLTPDGQTLISGSGDTTIKFRNLKTRKIDRILKVEATALAISRDGKTLYSGGENGGKIRVWNMLTGKELRSFTPPLPKKEELITGSEKASSPITLAVSNDGKMLLSGGYDDSFQSAGVRTTDGKSFKAWNLNTGKLIHNFSLGSSIDALVISPDSKTFVSGGLGRSIIVRDIITGKSVLELIGHGGGIYGLALSSDGQTLYSGSGDKSVKVWQIKP